One part of the Pseudomonadota bacterium genome encodes these proteins:
- a CDS encoding CoA transferase subunit A, whose translation MSEHGKVVSDAHQALADVFDGASIMSGGFGLCGIAENCIDELERRGVKDLTIISNNCGNMGMGLAVLLKSRQVRKVICSYVGGNPDLEEQILSNTVQVELNPQGTFAERIRAGGCGIPGFYTPTGVGTVVAEGKEVRAFNGVDCLLETALVADFAIVRAWKGDTEGNLVYKESARNFSPLMAAAGRITIAEVDELVPAGEIDPDQVHTPGIFVQRIFEGRDHRNTIEKLTLQEE comes from the coding sequence ATGAGCGAGCACGGCAAGGTCGTCTCTGATGCCCACCAGGCGCTGGCCGACGTGTTCGACGGCGCGTCGATCATGAGCGGCGGCTTCGGTCTCTGCGGCATCGCCGAGAACTGCATCGATGAGCTCGAGCGCCGTGGGGTCAAGGATCTCACCATCATCAGCAACAACTGCGGAAACATGGGCATGGGTCTGGCGGTTCTGCTCAAATCGCGCCAGGTGCGCAAGGTCATCTGCTCGTACGTCGGGGGCAATCCGGACCTCGAGGAGCAGATCTTGAGCAACACGGTTCAGGTCGAGCTGAATCCGCAGGGCACCTTTGCCGAGCGCATCCGCGCGGGCGGATGCGGGATCCCCGGCTTCTACACCCCCACGGGGGTAGGAACGGTGGTGGCCGAGGGGAAGGAGGTGCGCGCCTTCAACGGGGTCGACTGCCTTCTCGAGACGGCCCTCGTGGCCGATTTCGCCATCGTGCGCGCCTGGAAGGGCGACACCGAGGGGAATCTCGTCTACAAGGAGAGCGCGCGCAACTTCTCACCGCTGATGGCGGCGGCGGGGCGCATCACCATCGCCGAGGTCGATGAGCTCGTGCCTGCCGGCGAGATCGATCCTGACCAGGTGCACACGCCGGGCATCTTCGTGCAGCGCATCTTCGAGGGTCGCGACCACCGCAACACCATCGAGAAGCTCACGCTTCAGGAGGAGTGA